A genomic window from Hyla sarda isolate aHylSar1 chromosome 10, aHylSar1.hap1, whole genome shotgun sequence includes:
- the MIIP gene encoding migration and invasion-inhibitory protein yields the protein MSSDHLEELRRLNKSLLEKLNINRHELEKQLFTDSKVHGMTTSDPSRTWKPKTTSVGPEEVLRSQDPALRTTQGSSSAARRALSTPRTSLPTRSAHHVTLGGTGHGVRSSQDVIRINSPVKRVSVLNSTMINPQSDPTRGSRDFPPQYIDRLEDDGNLRTKEPRTPKSILLTPNRSSKRDTGRVTFLCDGESPRLETGWSACPLLGYDWIAGLLEVKSPITNKSDQFFSEISEFRRVNREDCAHDFFTESEARDSSVEDLDLSLDTHQCVYCYRVNQRLFTSPVGAEPACPVCKKRRGRRHVSLEEPAFIRVSIPRSTLLPPYKYRAHRRKSFDPTDSLALPSHCLAGWENTVPSCDLKVSSLDLKTSMEPNLVTPTTTVNVNNDSTSYYATRAISDNLLNLSRSITFHHQNIK from the exons ATGTCGTCCGATCACCTGGAGGAGCTACGGCGCCTGAATAAGTCTCTGCTGGAGAAGCTGAATATAAACCGCCATGAACTCGAGAAGCagctattcactgacagcaaggtcCACGGCATGACCACCAGTGACCCATCCAGG ACCTGGAAACCAAAAACGACATCGGTTGGACCGGAGGAGGTTCTGAGAAGTCAGGATCCAGCCCTGCGGACCACACAAGGGTCATCATCCGCTGCCAGGAGAGCACTGAGCACCCCCAGAACATCCCTCCCCACAAGATCTGCTCATCATGTGACACTGGGGGGCACTGGGCACGGGGTCCGCTCCTCTCAGGATGTTATAAGGATAAATTCTCCAGTGAAACGAGTCTCCGTCCTCAATTCTACAATGATCAACCCCCAATCTGACCCTACCAGAGGCTCCAGGGATTTCCCCCCTCAGTATATCGACCGGTTAGAGGATGACGGGAACCTGAGAACCAAAGAACCCAGAACCCCAAAATCTATTCTCCTGACACCGAACCGGAGCTCCAAG AGAGATACGGGGCGTGTCACGTTTTTGTGCGATGGGGAATCCCCCCGCCTGGAGACAGGGTGGTCTGCATGCCCACTGCTGGGCTATGATTGGATAGCAG GACTCCTGGAAGTAAAGTCCCCCATCACAAATAAATCCGACCAGTTTTTCTCAGAGATCAGTGAATTCCGCCGCGTCAACCGCGAGGATTGCGCACACGACTTTTTTACTGA ATCTGAGGCACGGGACTCTTCGGTAGAAGACCTGGACCTCTCATTGGACACTCATCAGT GTGTATACTGCTACCGAGTGAACCAGCGACTGTTCACATCACCTGTGGGTGCAGAACCCGCATGTCCTGTATGTAAGAAGCGCAGGGGCAGACGACATGTATCCTTAGAAGAGCCGGCGTTTATACG GGTGAGCATCCCCCGGAGCACCCTGCTCCCACCTTACAAATACAGAGCCCACAGAAGAAAAAGCTTCGACCCTACAGACAGCCTGGCCTTGCCCTCA CATTGTTTAGCTGGATGGGAAAATACTGTGCCGTCCTGTGACCTCAAAGTCTCCAGTCTGGACCTGAAGACCTCCATGGAGCCAAACCTGGTGACTCCAACCACAACTGTCAATGTGAACAAC GACAGTACTTCTTACTACGCTACAAGGGCCATATCTGACAATCTGCTGAACCTGTCCCGCTCCATCACCTTCCATCACCAGAACATTAAGTAA